A genome region from Bradyrhizobium commune includes the following:
- a CDS encoding NAD(P)/FAD-dependent oxidoreductase has translation MSPPLNRINSDERLPVQADVVVIGGGVIGVSAAYHLAKKGLSVALVEKGHVGGEQSSRNWGWCRQQGRAREEIPLAREALLLWEDMQNDAGVDAGFRRTGVLFLTKSKDELAGWERWAATAREMQVHSTVLTPAEVAERMPGNTDKWVGGLHTPSDGRAEPSMAVPALATAARKHGVTIHQGCAARGLETQGGRVSAVVTEKGTIRTQSVLLSGGAWSSLFCRRHGIELPVGLVNATACRTTPGPEITSGALGTDFYCIRRRLDGGFTLALRNRGTVELSPDLFRYARTFWPTYLHRRNGLKMSLGKSFFDQIVRGTSWGFDKPSPFEAERVRDPAPDMSLVNAALAALIKSNPELKDIEIAEAWGGTIDCTPDTIPVISPVDALPGFFLATGFSGHGFGIGPAAGKLAADIVTGSTPLVDPAAYSHKRMIDGRRLAPVSPF, from the coding sequence ATGTCCCCGCCGCTCAACCGTATCAACAGCGACGAACGCCTGCCGGTGCAGGCCGATGTCGTCGTCATCGGCGGCGGTGTCATCGGCGTGTCCGCGGCCTATCATCTGGCGAAGAAGGGGCTGTCCGTCGCCCTCGTCGAGAAAGGTCATGTCGGCGGCGAGCAGTCGAGCCGCAATTGGGGCTGGTGCCGCCAGCAGGGTCGCGCGCGCGAGGAAATTCCGCTCGCCCGCGAAGCGCTGCTCCTGTGGGAGGACATGCAGAACGATGCTGGCGTCGATGCCGGCTTCCGTCGCACCGGCGTGTTGTTCCTGACCAAGAGCAAGGACGAGCTCGCCGGTTGGGAGCGCTGGGCCGCGACGGCGCGCGAGATGCAGGTCCATTCGACCGTGCTGACGCCGGCAGAGGTCGCCGAACGCATGCCAGGGAATACCGACAAATGGGTTGGCGGCCTGCACACGCCGAGCGACGGACGCGCCGAGCCGTCGATGGCCGTGCCCGCGCTCGCGACGGCCGCGCGAAAACACGGCGTCACCATCCATCAGGGCTGCGCCGCGCGCGGGCTGGAGACGCAGGGCGGGCGCGTCAGCGCTGTCGTCACCGAGAAGGGGACCATCCGCACGCAGTCCGTGCTGTTGTCGGGCGGCGCCTGGTCGTCGCTATTTTGCCGCCGCCACGGCATCGAGCTGCCGGTCGGCCTCGTCAATGCCACCGCGTGCCGGACCACGCCGGGGCCGGAGATCACGTCCGGCGCGCTTGGCACCGATTTCTACTGCATCCGCCGCCGCCTCGATGGCGGCTTTACGCTGGCGCTGCGCAACCGCGGCACGGTCGAGCTGTCGCCCGACCTGTTCCGCTACGCCCGCACCTTCTGGCCGACCTATCTGCATCGCCGCAACGGATTGAAGATGTCGCTCGGCAAATCGTTCTTCGACCAGATCGTGCGCGGCACCAGCTGGGGCTTTGACAAGCCGTCGCCGTTCGAGGCCGAGCGCGTGCGCGATCCCGCGCCGGACATGTCGCTGGTCAATGCGGCGCTCGCCGCGCTGATCAAGTCGAATCCCGAATTGAAGGACATCGAGATCGCGGAAGCCTGGGGCGGCACCATCGACTGCACGCCCGACACGATTCCCGTGATCTCGCCGGTCGACGCGCTGCCGGGCTTCTTCCTTGCGACCGGCTTCTCCGGCCACGGTTTTGGCATCGGCCCCGCAGCCGGCAAGCTTGCCGCCGACATCGTGACCGGCTCGACGCCGTTGGTCGATCCCGCCGCCTACAGCCACAAGCGCATGATCGACGGCCGCCGGCTCGCGCCGGTCAGCCCGTTCTGA
- a CDS encoding ABC transporter ATP-binding protein yields the protein MSIGASRPDQIVAEAQAPVLSVSGLTTSFMREREWIPVVRNVSFDIAPRETVAIVGESGSGKSVTALSIMRLVPKESGRSEGCIMLAGRDLLTLPEASMKDIRGNEVAMIFQEPMTSLNPVLTIGFQIAEALIQHRGLSRAGAEAETIRLLDRVRIPAAKSRFHEHPHRFSGGMRQRVMIAMALACKPKLLIADEPTTALDVTIQAQILELLKELQQEEGMSILFITHDMGVVAEVADRTVVMYGGQAVETDATSRIFAAPAHPYTRALLAAVPRLGSMDGRPRPMRFPVVDKVTGTSDAPTETPDTVSTTERPLLEVANLTTRFPIRSGLFGKVSGRVHAVENISFTLRAGETLALVGESGCGKSTTGRSILKLVEPDAGTVLIDGQDVLTMGGRALRDFRKHMQIVFQDPFASLNPRMSVGAAIAAPLLANGLATASQARDKVADLLARVGLAADMAARFPHEFSGGQRQRICIARALALGPKLIVADEAVSALDVSVKAQVVNLMLDLQASMGLAYLFISHDIAVVERMSHRVAVMYLGEIVEIGPRAALFANPQHPYTRKLMAAVPVPDPERRGTKRGVANDEVRSPVRAPDYQPPVRQYREVSPGHVVQVWGEEWSA from the coding sequence ATGAGCATCGGCGCAAGCAGACCTGACCAGATCGTTGCCGAGGCGCAGGCGCCGGTGCTGTCGGTGTCAGGCCTGACCACGTCCTTCATGCGCGAGCGGGAGTGGATCCCCGTCGTCCGCAACGTCTCGTTCGACATCGCTCCGCGCGAGACCGTGGCGATCGTCGGCGAGTCCGGCTCGGGCAAGAGCGTCACCGCGCTCTCGATCATGCGGCTCGTCCCGAAGGAGAGCGGCCGCAGCGAGGGCTGCATCATGCTCGCCGGCCGCGATCTGCTGACGCTGCCGGAAGCGAGCATGAAGGACATTCGTGGCAACGAGGTTGCCATGATCTTCCAGGAGCCCATGACGAGCCTTAATCCGGTGCTCACCATCGGCTTCCAGATTGCGGAGGCGCTGATCCAGCATCGCGGCCTGTCGCGCGCGGGGGCGGAAGCAGAGACCATCCGCCTGCTCGATCGCGTCCGGATTCCTGCCGCGAAATCGCGCTTCCACGAGCATCCGCATCGCTTCTCCGGCGGCATGCGCCAGCGCGTGATGATCGCGATGGCGCTCGCCTGCAAGCCGAAGCTGTTGATTGCGGACGAGCCGACCACGGCGCTCGACGTCACCATCCAGGCCCAGATCCTGGAGCTTCTGAAGGAGCTCCAGCAGGAAGAGGGGATGTCGATCCTCTTCATCACCCACGACATGGGCGTGGTCGCCGAGGTCGCGGACCGCACCGTGGTGATGTATGGCGGCCAGGCGGTGGAGACTGACGCGACGTCGCGCATCTTCGCCGCCCCCGCGCATCCCTATACGCGCGCGTTGCTCGCCGCCGTGCCGCGCCTAGGCTCGATGGACGGACGCCCCCGGCCGATGCGCTTTCCCGTCGTCGACAAGGTCACGGGCACTTCGGACGCGCCGACCGAGACGCCGGACACCGTCTCGACCACCGAGCGGCCGCTGCTCGAAGTCGCGAACCTCACCACGCGCTTTCCGATCCGCTCGGGTCTGTTCGGCAAGGTCTCGGGCCGCGTCCACGCCGTCGAGAACATCTCCTTCACGCTGCGCGCCGGTGAGACGCTGGCACTGGTCGGCGAATCCGGTTGCGGCAAGTCGACGACGGGCCGCTCGATTCTGAAGCTGGTCGAGCCGGACGCCGGCACCGTCCTGATCGACGGTCAGGATGTGCTGACGATGGGTGGCCGCGCCTTGCGCGACTTCCGCAAGCACATGCAGATCGTGTTTCAGGATCCGTTCGCAAGCCTCAATCCGCGCATGTCGGTGGGAGCGGCGATCGCGGCGCCGCTGCTCGCCAACGGCCTTGCCACCGCGTCGCAGGCGCGCGACAAGGTCGCCGACCTGCTGGCGCGCGTCGGTCTCGCCGCCGACATGGCCGCGCGCTTCCCGCACGAATTCTCCGGCGGCCAGCGCCAGCGCATCTGCATCGCGCGCGCGCTCGCGCTCGGGCCGAAGCTGATCGTCGCCGATGAAGCGGTCTCCGCGCTCGACGTCTCGGTCAAGGCGCAGGTCGTCAATCTGATGCTCGACCTTCAGGCCAGCATGGGCCTTGCCTATCTCTTCATTTCCCACGACATCGCGGTGGTCGAGCGCATGAGCCACCGCGTCGCGGTGATGTATCTCGGCGAGATCGTCGAGATCGGTCCGCGCGCCGCATTGTTCGCCAATCCGCAGCATCCCTACACCAGGAAGCTGATGGCCGCCGTGCCGGTCCCGGACCCTGAGCGTCGCGGGACGAAGCGCGGGGTCGCCAACGACGAGGTCAGAAGTCCGGTGCGCGCGCCCGACTATCAGCCGCCGGTCCGGCAGTATCGCGAAGTCTCGCCCGGCCACGTCGTCCAGGTCTGGGGCGAAGAGTGGTCGGCGTAG
- a CDS encoding 2-hydroxyacid dehydrogenase, whose amino-acid sequence MAFLYKANLVRGAEWARLFAERAPDLPFRLWPDIGDPTEVRYLVAWQPPDDIAKTFPNLELVFSVGAGVDQFDITKLPPHVPLVRMMEPGITERMVEYASMSVLALHRDLVQFIAQQRDQVWRELPATYTSERRIGVMGLGLLGQAVLERLKSFGFQLLGWNRSPRRIEGVTCYAGADALPDFLAQTDILVCLLPLTPETRGILDAKLFARLPRGARLLNVGRGGHLVEADLIAALDGGVLSAAVLDVAEPEPLPAGHPFWSHPRILLTPHIASTTKPETAVEYVLDTIARHRRGEALPGRVDRERGY is encoded by the coding sequence ATGGCATTCCTTTATAAGGCCAATCTGGTTCGCGGTGCCGAATGGGCGCGTCTCTTCGCGGAGCGCGCGCCCGATCTACCGTTCCGGCTCTGGCCCGATATCGGTGATCCCACGGAGGTACGCTATCTGGTGGCCTGGCAGCCGCCGGACGACATCGCGAAAACATTCCCCAATCTCGAGCTGGTGTTCTCGGTCGGCGCCGGCGTCGATCAGTTCGACATCACCAAGCTGCCTCCGCATGTTCCGCTGGTCCGCATGATGGAGCCCGGCATCACCGAGCGCATGGTCGAATATGCCAGCATGTCCGTGCTGGCGTTGCACCGGGATCTGGTGCAGTTCATCGCCCAGCAGCGCGACCAGGTCTGGCGCGAGCTTCCCGCGACGTACACGAGCGAGCGGCGTATCGGCGTGATGGGGCTCGGCCTGCTCGGTCAGGCCGTGCTCGAGCGGCTCAAATCGTTCGGCTTTCAGCTTCTAGGCTGGAACCGTTCGCCGCGCCGCATCGAAGGCGTCACCTGCTATGCGGGCGCCGACGCATTGCCGGATTTCCTCGCGCAGACCGACATTCTGGTCTGCCTGCTGCCGCTGACGCCGGAGACGCGCGGCATCCTCGACGCAAAGCTGTTCGCGCGTTTGCCGCGCGGCGCCCGGCTGCTCAATGTCGGGCGGGGCGGGCATCTGGTCGAGGCCGACCTGATCGCGGCGCTCGATGGCGGCGTGCTGTCGGCCGCCGTGCTCGATGTCGCCGAGCCTGAGCCGTTGCCTGCGGGCCATCCGTTCTGGAGCCATCCACGCATTCTTCTGACGCCGCACATCGCCAGCACGACGAAGCCGGAGACGGCCGTCGAGTACGTGCTTGACACCATCGCGCGTCATCGCCGTGGCGAGGCGTTGCCGGGGCGTGTCGACCGTGAGCGCGGCTATTAA
- a CDS encoding peptide ABC transporter substrate-binding protein, translating into MADDTGKFGVGSVHPGIPNRRQFFQLGAGAAAGWSLAGSAFAQTERPSSPPDKPRGQVIAALSQEPTVFHPLMPGIEVDQGVWWQVFSTLWFIDPDGKFVPDLAREVPTVENGGLSADGLTWKIKLRSDVKWHDGTPFTADDVKFSLDLINNPDFRARSRVGHSLVKDIKVIAPDEIHWRMEAAYSPYMSILGSLTFIVPKHVLDKVSDPNASPFHNAPVGTGPFRWGERVPGDHILLNAHTGYHGKGPYVERVVFKYIPDLTVLYTQFRTGQIDYAGLQGILPNFVQEAKTLKGRKIFVSSTSSVEHIAPNLEFGPFADRTVREALYFAINKQAIIDALNYGLPTQTESFVPQQAWSFQQGLPEHKYDPAKANALLDAAGWVRGASGVREKGGVKLEFTNSTTSGNAVREQTQQLLIQDWRAIGAAMRVNNMPAAVIWGDFWQQSKFNSVIVGVNFMLGSDPDVTPRFGSGAIPAQGGRGYNTYQYKSPEADRLLAEGARQFDLAQRKATYGELQKLIRNDLAILPLFQGFIAEGVKEGLQGFRPNINMSINCWNIREWYWA; encoded by the coding sequence ATGGCAGACGACACCGGCAAGTTCGGCGTTGGGTCAGTTCATCCGGGCATTCCGAATCGCCGTCAGTTCTTCCAGCTCGGCGCAGGCGCCGCGGCAGGATGGAGCCTTGCAGGTAGCGCGTTTGCGCAGACTGAGCGCCCCTCTAGTCCGCCGGACAAGCCGCGCGGCCAGGTGATCGCGGCGCTGTCGCAGGAGCCGACCGTCTTCCATCCACTGATGCCTGGCATCGAGGTCGATCAGGGTGTTTGGTGGCAGGTGTTCTCGACTCTCTGGTTCATCGATCCCGACGGCAAGTTCGTTCCCGATCTCGCCCGTGAAGTTCCGACCGTCGAGAATGGCGGCCTGTCGGCCGACGGCCTGACCTGGAAGATCAAGCTGCGCAGCGACGTGAAGTGGCACGACGGCACGCCGTTCACGGCCGACGACGTCAAGTTCTCGCTCGACCTGATCAACAATCCCGATTTCCGCGCTCGCAGCCGCGTCGGCCACAGTCTGGTGAAGGATATCAAGGTCATTGCGCCCGACGAGATCCATTGGCGAATGGAAGCTGCCTATTCGCCCTACATGTCGATCCTGGGGTCGCTGACCTTCATCGTGCCCAAGCACGTCCTCGATAAGGTGTCCGATCCGAACGCCTCGCCGTTCCACAATGCCCCTGTCGGCACCGGACCATTCCGCTGGGGCGAGCGCGTGCCTGGCGACCACATCCTGCTCAATGCCCACACCGGCTATCACGGCAAGGGACCTTACGTCGAACGCGTGGTCTTCAAATACATCCCGGATCTCACCGTGCTCTACACCCAGTTCCGCACCGGTCAGATCGATTACGCAGGCCTGCAGGGCATCCTGCCGAACTTCGTGCAGGAGGCGAAGACGCTGAAGGGTCGCAAGATCTTCGTCTCCTCGACCTCCTCGGTGGAGCATATCGCGCCCAATCTGGAATTCGGCCCCTTCGCCGATCGCACGGTGCGCGAGGCGCTCTATTTCGCCATCAACAAGCAGGCGATCATCGACGCGCTTAATTACGGCCTGCCGACCCAGACCGAGAGTTTCGTGCCGCAGCAGGCGTGGTCGTTCCAGCAGGGATTGCCTGAGCACAAATACGATCCGGCCAAGGCCAATGCGCTGCTCGATGCGGCCGGCTGGGTGCGCGGCGCCAGCGGCGTGCGCGAGAAGGGCGGCGTCAAGCTTGAATTCACCAACTCGACCACGTCAGGCAATGCGGTGCGCGAGCAGACTCAGCAGCTCCTGATCCAGGACTGGCGCGCGATCGGTGCTGCGATGCGCGTCAACAACATGCCGGCCGCGGTGATCTGGGGCGACTTCTGGCAGCAGTCGAAGTTCAATTCGGTGATCGTTGGCGTGAACTTCATGCTGGGCAGCGATCCCGACGTGACGCCGCGCTTCGGCTCGGGCGCCATTCCTGCCCAGGGCGGCCGCGGCTACAACACCTATCAGTACAAGAGCCCCGAGGCCGATCGGCTGCTTGCCGAGGGGGCCAGGCAGTTCGACCTGGCGCAGCGCAAGGCAACCTATGGCGAGTTGCAAAAGCTGATCCGCAACGACCTCGCGATCCTGCCGCTGTTCCAGGGTTTTATCGCCGAGGGCGTGAAGGAAGGGCTGCAAGGTTTCCGCCCCAATATCAACATGTCGATCAATTGCTGGAACATCCGCGAATGGTATTGGGCGTGA
- a CDS encoding cupin domain-containing protein, with product MDGRGDTNGPKDAAAIEADNAVDQRLGETVRLLRQRAGLSIQDVANKTGLSNGMISQLERARAMPSIRTLRLLSIALDVPISYFFETTDAADVQRYIVRKGSRRLLRLTASGVVKEALTPEGKGQLELYELTLNPGASSGTDFLQHVGEKAGYILSGSLRLWLDNQAHVLEAGDSFRFPSIVPHMFDNPTQQAARVIWVTTLRQADSPAG from the coding sequence ATGGACGGTCGCGGCGACACCAACGGTCCGAAGGACGCCGCGGCGATCGAGGCCGACAACGCGGTCGACCAGCGCCTCGGCGAAACCGTGCGGCTGTTGCGCCAGCGCGCCGGTCTCTCGATCCAGGACGTCGCCAACAAGACCGGCCTCTCCAACGGCATGATCAGCCAGCTCGAACGCGCGCGCGCGATGCCGTCGATCCGTACGCTGCGCCTGCTCTCTATCGCGCTCGACGTGCCCATCTCCTACTTCTTCGAGACAACCGATGCCGCCGACGTGCAGCGCTACATCGTGCGCAAGGGCTCCAGGCGGCTGCTGCGGCTCACCGCCAGCGGCGTCGTCAAGGAAGCCCTCACCCCCGAAGGAAAAGGCCAGCTCGAGCTCTACGAGCTCACGCTCAATCCCGGCGCCTCGTCCGGCACGGATTTTTTGCAGCACGTCGGCGAGAAGGCCGGCTACATCCTGTCCGGCAGCCTGCGGCTGTGGCTCGACAACCAGGCCCATGTGCTGGAAGCCGGCGACAGCTTCCGCTTTCCGAGCATCGTGCCCCACATGTTCGACAACCCCACTCAGCAGGCCGCGCGCGTGATCTGGGTGACGACGCTGCGCCAGGCCGATTCGCCGGCAGGTTGA
- a CDS encoding ABC transporter permease, whose product MATVTWSHVQLAPGQAAWRRFCRHRLALAGAVIILVLVLGSALGPCLLPFDDTYIDILKRFAPPFSGAHILGTDELGRDVLARLMMGGRVSLSIGIVAMVIAMAVGIVVGAFAGFYGGVVGAVLMRLVDAVLCFPTIFLLLALAALTEPGLVTTTVLIAATAWMAVARVVEAQVRSLREREFAVAALAFGSSNLRIMFRELVPNAIAPIVVAATLNVANAILLESYVSFLGYGIQPPAASWGNMLNNAQIYLTSAPWLAIVPGLAITLAVTSFNFLGDGLRDALDPRMNIP is encoded by the coding sequence ATGGCGACTGTGACCTGGTCCCATGTTCAGCTCGCGCCGGGCCAGGCCGCGTGGCGGCGATTTTGCCGGCACCGGCTCGCGCTTGCGGGCGCCGTGATCATCCTGGTGCTCGTCCTCGGCTCGGCGCTTGGTCCCTGTCTGCTGCCGTTCGACGACACCTATATCGACATCCTCAAGCGGTTCGCGCCGCCATTCTCGGGCGCGCATATCCTCGGCACCGACGAGCTCGGCCGCGACGTGCTGGCGCGCCTGATGATGGGCGGGCGGGTGTCGCTCTCGATCGGCATCGTCGCGATGGTGATCGCGATGGCGGTCGGCATCGTCGTTGGCGCCTTCGCCGGCTTCTATGGCGGCGTCGTCGGCGCGGTATTGATGCGGCTCGTCGATGCCGTGCTGTGCTTTCCAACGATCTTCCTGCTCTTGGCACTCGCCGCGCTCACCGAGCCCGGTCTCGTCACCACCACAGTGCTGATCGCGGCCACGGCCTGGATGGCCGTCGCCCGCGTCGTCGAGGCCCAGGTGCGCTCATTGCGCGAGCGTGAATTCGCAGTTGCGGCTCTGGCCTTCGGCTCGTCGAACCTGCGCATCATGTTCCGCGAGCTCGTGCCCAATGCGATCGCCCCGATCGTGGTGGCGGCGACGCTGAACGTCGCCAATGCGATCCTGCTCGAATCCTATGTCAGCTTTCTGGGCTACGGCATCCAGCCGCCGGCGGCGAGCTGGGGCAACATGCTCAACAACGCGCAGATCTATCTGACCAGTGCGCCCTGGCTCGCGATCGTGCCCGGCCTCGCCATCACGCTCGCGGTCACGAGCTTCAACTTCCTCGGTGACGGCCTGCGCGATGCGCTTGATCCCCGAATGAACATCCCATGA
- a CDS encoding ATP-binding protein has translation MKLRRLLTLALAAQAVVTAVALLASHALTGTAGAFGIPQIIALLASAAVAMLLARLCLRAIETSQDERAAAQLADHAKAIAQSAQLTQAVIKTALDAFVQTDERGIVLEWSFQAEALTGWSRQEAVGTDVVDLLVAEPLRAGFRQRMMRLLPELSDTPIGIRFEASLVHRNGDEILIEASSTALRIGERTIINNFVKDVTQKRAAEEQLIQSQKMEAVGHLTGGIAHEFNNMLTVITGTIEILADAVKDNPPLATITKLISEAADRGAALTSSLLSFARKQALQPAEIDVNELLEELAKLLLATFDKKIEIVTRLDGKIWLAFADRGQLSSALLNLAINARDAMSDGGRLTLATRNVVFGVREAVAVGAGYAGDYVEIEIADTGTGIPQAILERIFDPFFSTKDVGKGTGLGLSMVFGFVKQSGGGIKVSSAEGRGTTFTIYLPKAETSTLRPAGYDERKVVGGTETILCVEDDRDVRQYVTVQLESLGYKVIPAANATEALAIAAEGKPFDLLFTDIVMPGGVNGRELADQMVASRPALRVLFTSGYADDSQHAQGRATAGAPLLTKPYRKAELARMLRRSLDTAVDGAGDAIPTPYSVQAELEGFLRKSERDGR, from the coding sequence ATGAAACTCAGGAGGCTTCTGACACTCGCGCTGGCCGCGCAGGCCGTCGTGACCGCTGTCGCCCTGCTTGCCTCCCACGCCCTCACCGGAACCGCCGGCGCGTTCGGCATTCCCCAGATCATCGCGCTCCTGGCGAGCGCTGCCGTCGCGATGCTGCTCGCGCGTCTCTGCCTGCGTGCGATCGAGACGTCGCAGGATGAGCGCGCCGCTGCGCAGCTGGCTGATCATGCCAAGGCGATCGCGCAGAGCGCGCAGCTGACGCAAGCCGTCATCAAGACCGCGCTCGACGCCTTCGTTCAGACCGACGAACGCGGCATCGTGCTGGAGTGGAGCTTTCAGGCCGAGGCCCTGACCGGATGGTCGCGGCAGGAGGCCGTCGGCACCGACGTCGTCGACCTGCTCGTCGCCGAGCCGCTCCGCGCAGGCTTCAGGCAGCGCATGATGCGACTCCTGCCGGAACTGTCGGATACGCCGATCGGCATCCGTTTCGAGGCGAGCCTGGTGCACCGGAACGGCGACGAGATCCTGATTGAGGCGTCGAGCACGGCGCTTCGCATCGGCGAGCGCACCATCATCAACAATTTCGTCAAGGACGTGACGCAAAAGCGCGCCGCCGAGGAGCAGCTGATCCAGTCGCAGAAGATGGAGGCGGTCGGCCACCTCACCGGTGGCATCGCGCACGAGTTCAACAACATGCTCACGGTGATCACCGGCACGATCGAGATCCTTGCCGATGCGGTGAAGGACAACCCGCCGCTTGCGACCATCACCAAGCTGATCAGCGAGGCGGCCGACCGCGGTGCCGCGCTGACGTCGAGCCTGCTCTCCTTCGCGCGCAAGCAGGCGCTGCAACCGGCCGAGATCGACGTCAACGAGCTGCTCGAAGAGCTGGCAAAGCTGCTGCTCGCAACCTTCGACAAGAAGATCGAGATCGTGACGCGGCTCGACGGCAAGATCTGGCTCGCCTTCGCCGATCGCGGACAGCTTTCCTCGGCGCTGCTCAACCTCGCGATCAACGCCCGCGACGCGATGTCCGACGGCGGCAGGCTCACGCTCGCGACGCGCAACGTCGTGTTCGGCGTGCGCGAAGCCGTCGCGGTCGGGGCGGGCTATGCCGGCGACTATGTCGAGATCGAGATCGCCGACACCGGCACCGGCATTCCGCAAGCCATTCTCGAGCGCATCTTCGATCCGTTCTTCTCGACCAAGGACGTCGGCAAGGGCACCGGTCTCGGGCTCAGCATGGTGTTCGGCTTCGTCAAGCAATCCGGCGGCGGCATCAAGGTCTCCTCGGCGGAGGGCCGGGGCACCACATTCACGATCTATTTGCCGAAAGCCGAGACCTCTACGCTGCGCCCCGCAGGCTATGACGAGCGCAAGGTCGTGGGCGGCACGGAGACCATCCTGTGCGTCGAGGACGACCGTGACGTCCGCCAATACGTCACGGTCCAGCTCGAGAGCCTCGGCTACAAGGTCATCCCGGCCGCCAATGCGACCGAGGCCCTCGCCATCGCCGCGGAAGGCAAGCCGTTCGACCTGCTGTTCACCGACATCGTGATGCCCGGCGGCGTCAACGGCCGCGAGCTCGCCGACCAGATGGTCGCATCGCGTCCCGCCCTGCGCGTGCTGTTCACATCGGGATATGCTGACGATTCACAGCATGCGCAGGGCCGCGCGACAGCGGGCGCGCCGCTTCTGACAAAGCCCTACCGCAAGGCCGAGCTCGCGCGCATGCTGCGTCGCTCCCTCGACACCGCCGTCGATGGCGCGGGCGATGCGATCCCGACGCCCTATTCGGTGCAGGCCGAGCTCGAGGGATTCTTGCGCAAATCCGAGCGAGACGGGCGCTGA
- a CDS encoding ABC transporter permease, translated as MARYVANRLAQAVMLLVIVSAIGFTILHLAPGGPLSQFAASAQMTQEDLDRVTRQLGLDRPLPIQYLEWFGRMLKGDWGKSYRDGEAVLSVISSHLGATLELMATATIIAVLFGCWIGVLGALRRYSLFDMLATVGAMIALSIPTFWFGLVTIYVFSVRLGWLPAGNRETVGDGSLLDLLHHLIAPALVLALVETAMWGRFMRSSMLEVINQDYIRTARAKGMPEWRILTVHGLRNALLPMITVAGLQFPTLLGGALVAETVFTWPGMGRLFLDSIGYRDYPVVMGILMFSATMVLIGSLLADILYAVVDPRIRVG; from the coding sequence ATGGCCCGTTACGTCGCCAATCGACTGGCTCAGGCGGTCATGCTGCTGGTGATCGTTTCGGCGATCGGCTTCACCATCCTGCATCTGGCACCGGGCGGTCCGCTCTCGCAATTTGCGGCCTCCGCGCAGATGACGCAGGAGGATCTCGATCGCGTCACCAGGCAGCTCGGGCTCGATCGCCCTCTGCCGATCCAGTATCTCGAATGGTTCGGTCGCATGCTGAAAGGCGATTGGGGCAAGTCCTATCGCGACGGCGAAGCGGTGCTGTCGGTGATCTCCTCGCATCTCGGCGCCACCCTGGAGCTGATGGCGACGGCAACCATCATCGCGGTCCTGTTCGGCTGCTGGATCGGCGTGCTGGGTGCACTGCGCCGCTATTCGTTGTTCGACATGCTCGCAACCGTCGGCGCCATGATCGCGCTGTCGATCCCGACCTTCTGGTTCGGCCTCGTCACCATCTACGTCTTCTCGGTGAGGCTCGGCTGGCTGCCGGCCGGTAATCGCGAGACCGTCGGCGACGGCTCGCTGCTCGACCTCCTGCATCACCTGATCGCGCCGGCGCTGGTGCTGGCGCTGGTCGAGACCGCGATGTGGGGCCGCTTCATGCGCTCCTCGATGCTCGAGGTCATCAACCAGGACTATATCCGCACCGCGCGCGCCAAGGGCATGCCGGAGTGGCGCATCCTCACGGTGCACGGCTTGCGCAACGCGCTGCTGCCCATGATCACGGTGGCTGGCCTCCAGTTTCCCACCCTGCTCGGCGGCGCGCTGGTTGCCGAGACCGTGTTCACCTGGCCCGGCATGGGCCGCCTGTTCCTCGATTCCATCGGCTATCGCGACTATCCCGTGGTGATGGGCATCCTGATGTTCTCGGCGACGATGGTGCTGATCGGCTCGCTGCTCGCCGACATCCTCTATGCCGTCGTCGATCCGCGCATCCGGGTGGGCTAG